The following coding sequences are from one Pocillopora verrucosa isolate sample1 chromosome 5, ASM3666991v2, whole genome shotgun sequence window:
- the LOC136280864 gene encoding tolloid-like protein 2 gives MNLFFLNDPITDGDLSFTAGNSSEVNLNGWRGYFWSPNFPNNSPTNRTSTWNITVPSGKIIKLIFLNFTLVTGENDDCAGAVPTSARIFISNVASHFGKPGDFKICGQKLPRPVYSDGNFLQVTFESRATVNKGFNASFEAIDSDTLCPTDMILDEMSGSFSSPFNPRNYPFNQTCSWKIIGKQGYRVKLTIPDYNLERCGGTACSCDYMEVQNSFSDEALPGKLCGTPRYIPVIFYSLHESLRVVFVSDDTNMDYDGFGATYNLLNYSPPICPKEAIPLSGSGKIRSTNYPKSNYTASRNCTWNITAPADKIVKFTFTDFVLSECSANNCSDSCSYVELYDGGSTSSPLLGRFCQGSSWNETQLSSGNQMFVMFHPGKAVARGFEAKYESTTTGAGNSSEVNLNGWSGYFWSPNFPNNFPTSRTSTWNITVPSGKIIKLIFFNFTLVTGENDDCAGAVPTSARVFISNVASHAGKPGDFKICGQKLPPPVYSDGNFLQVTFESRATVNKGFNASFEAIDRDTRKRF, from the exons ATGAACCTATTTTTTCTCAACGATCCAATAACTGATGGTGATCTTTCCTTTACAGCCGGCAACTCATCTGAAGTCAACCTAAATGGCTGGAGAGGATATTTTTGGAGCCCTAATTTTCCCAACAACTCCCCAACAAACAGAACATCCACATGGAATATCACGGTACCCAGTGGGAAAATTATCAAACTGATCTTTTTGAACTTCACCCTGGTAACAGGTGAAAACGATGACTGCGCTGGAGCAGTACCAACGAGTGCCCGTATTTTTATATCAAACGTTGCCTCACATTTCGGAAAGCCTGGTGACTTTAAGATTTGTGGCCAAAAGCTTCCTCGTCCTGTTTACTCAGATGGAAATTTCCTTCAAGTGACATTTGAATCCCGCGCCACCGTAAACAAAGGATTCAATGCCTCTTTTGAGGCGATAGATAGCGACACAC tgtGTCCTACAGATATGATCCTTGATGAAATGTCAGGTTCTTTCTCCTCTCCCTTTAATCCAAGAAACTATCCATTCAACCAGACATGTAGCTGGAAGATTATAGGGAAACAAGGATACCGTGTTAAGCTCACAATACCAGACTATAATCTTGAACGTTGTGGTGGCACCGCGTGCTCGTGTGATTATATGGAAGTTCAGAATAGCTTCAGTGATGAAGCGCTGCCTGGAAAACTATGTGGTACACCAAGGTATATTCCTGTCATATTTTATTCACTGCACGAAAGCCTGAGGGTGGTGTTTGTGTCCGATGATACAAACATGGATTATGACGGATTTGGGGCAACTTACAACCTGTTGAACTacagtcctccaa TTTGTCCCAAGGAGGCAATTCCTCTCTCAGGCAGCGGGAAAATAAGAAGTACAAACTACCCAAAGAGTAACTACACTGCGTCTAGAAATTGTACCTGGAACATTACCGCGCCAGCTGACAAAATTGTCAAGTTTACGTTTACTGACTTTGTCTTAAGTGAGTGTTCAGCCAATAATTGTTCGGATTCTTGTTCTTATGTGGAGCTTTATGATGGTGGGTCAACAAGTTCGCCTTTGCTGGGGCGATTTTGCCAGGGGTCGTCTTGGAATGAGACTCAGTTGTCGAGTGGAAAccaaatgtttgtgatgttccatCCTGGAAAAGCAGTTGCTCGTGGATTTGAAGCGAAATATGAATCCACAACGACCGGTG CCGGCAACTCATCTGAAGTCAACCTAAATGGTTGGAGTGGATATTTTTGGAGCCCTAACTTTCCCAACAACTTCCCAACAAGCAGAACATCCACATGGAATATCACGGTACCCAGTGGGAAAATTATCAAACTGATCTTTTTTAACTTCACCCTGGTAACAGGTGAAAACGATGACTGCGCTGGAGCAGTACCAACGAGTGCCCGTGTTTTTATATCAAACGTTGCTTCACATGCTGGAAAGCCTGGTGACTTTAAGATTTGTGGTCAAAAGCTTCCTCCTCCTGTTTACTCAGATGGAAATTTCCTTCAAGTGACATTTGAATCCCGCGCCACCGTAAACAAAGGATTCAATGCCTCTTTTGAGGCGATAGATAGAGACACACGTAAGCGTTTTTGA